In Helicobacter pylori, a single genomic region encodes these proteins:
- a CDS encoding FAD-dependent oxidoreductase codes for MSMEFDAVIIGGGVSGCATFYTLSEYSSLKRVAIVEKCSKLAQISSSAKANSQTIHDGSIETNYTPEKAKKVRLSAYKTRQYALNKGLQNEVIFETQKMAIGVGDEECEFMKKRYESFKEIFVGLEEFDKQKIKELEPNVILGANGIDRHENIVGHGYQKDWSTMNFAKLSENFVEEALKLKPNNQVFLNFKVKKIEKRNDTYAVISEDAEEVYAKFVLVNAGSYALPLAQSMGYGLDLGCLPVAGSFYFVPDLLRGKVYTVQNPKLPFAAVHGDPDAVIKGKTRIGPTALTMPKLERNKCWLKGISLELLKMDLNKDVFKIAFDLMSDKEIRNYVFKNMVFELPIIGKRKFLKDAQKIIPSLSLEDLEYAHGFGEVRPQVLDRTKRKLELGEKKICTHKGITFNMTPSPGATSCLQNALVDSQEIAAYLGESFELERFYKDLSPEELEN; via the coding sequence ATGAGTATGGAATTTGATGCTGTTATTATTGGAGGTGGGGTTTCAGGGTGCGCGACCTTTTATACTTTGAGCGAATACAGCTCTTTAAAACGCGTGGCTATCGTGGAAAAATGCTCTAAATTAGCTCAAATCAGCTCTAGCGCTAAGGCTAATTCACAAACCATTCATGATGGCTCTATTGAAACGAATTACACTCCCGAAAAAGCTAAAAAAGTGCGTTTGAGCGCTTATAAGACCAGACAATACGCGCTCAATAAAGGCTTGCAAAATGAAGTGATCTTTGAAACCCAGAAAATGGCTATAGGCGTGGGCGATGAAGAATGCGAGTTCATGAAAAAACGCTACGAATCCTTTAAAGAAATCTTTGTGGGGTTGGAAGAATTTGACAAGCAAAAGATTAAAGAATTAGAGCCTAATGTGATTTTAGGGGCTAATGGCATAGACAGGCATGAAAATATTGTCGGGCATGGTTATCAAAAAGATTGGAGCACCATGAATTTTGCGAAGTTGAGTGAAAACTTCGTTGAAGAAGCCCTAAAATTAAAGCCTAACAACCAGGTGTTTTTGAATTTCAAAGTGAAAAAGATTGAAAAACGCAACGACACTTACGCCGTAATTTCAGAAGACGCTGAAGAAGTGTATGCTAAATTCGTGCTGGTCAATGCCGGCTCTTACGCTTTGCCTTTGGCTCAGAGCATGGGCTATGGCCTGGATTTAGGGTGCTTGCCTGTGGCGGGCAGCTTTTATTTTGTGCCGGATTTATTAAGGGGTAAGGTTTATACCGTTCAAAACCCCAAACTCCCTTTTGCAGCCGTGCATGGCGACCCTGATGCGGTCATTAAAGGAAAAACACGAATCGGGCCTACCGCTTTAACGATGCCTAAATTAGAGCGCAACAAATGCTGGCTCAAGGGCATTAGCTTGGAATTGTTGAAAATGGATTTGAATAAAGATGTGTTTAAGATCGCGTTTGATTTGATGAGCGATAAAGAAATCCGTAATTATGTGTTTAAAAACATGGTTTTTGAATTGCCTATTATCGGTAAAAGGAAATTTTTAAAAGACGCTCAAAAAATCATCCCCTCTCTTAGCCTAGAAGATTTAGAATACGCTCATGGTTTTGGCGAAGTGCGCCCGCAAGTTTTAGACAGAACCAAGCGAAAGCTGGAATTAGGCGAAAAAAAGATTTGTACCCATAAAGGCATCACTTTCAACATGACCCCCTCTCCAGGCGCGACGAGCTGCTTGCAAAACGCCCTTGTGGATTCCCAAGAAATCGCTGCGTATTTGGGCGAGAGCTTTGAATTAGAACGCTTTTATAAAGATTTATCCCCAGAAGAATTGGAAAATTAA
- the rplM gene encoding 50S ribosomal protein L13: MTKTAKVNDIVRDWVVLDAKDKVFGRLITEIAVLLRGKHRPFYTPNVDCGDFVVVINANKVKFSGMKLEDKEYFTHSGYFGSTKSKTLQEMLEKTPEKLYHLAVRGMLPKTKLGKAMIKKLKVYRDDKHPHTAQTSKKDAK; the protein is encoded by the coding sequence ATGACAAAGACCGCTAAAGTCAATGACATCGTTCGTGATTGGGTCGTTTTAGACGCTAAAGACAAAGTTTTTGGCCGCTTGATCACTGAAATCGCTGTGCTTTTAAGAGGCAAACACCGCCCTTTTTACACCCCTAATGTGGATTGTGGGGATTTTGTGGTGGTTATCAACGCTAATAAGGTTAAATTTTCAGGCATGAAATTAGAGGATAAAGAGTATTTTACCCATTCAGGCTATTTTGGTAGCACTAAGAGCAAGACTCTCCAAGAAATGCTAGAAAAAACCCCTGAAAAGCTCTACCACTTAGCCGTTAGGGGCATGCTCCCTAAAACGAAATTAGGGAAAGCGATGATTAAAAAACTCAAAGTTTATCGCGATGATAAGCACCCTCACACCGCACAAACTAGCAAAAAGGACGCTAAATGA
- a CDS encoding 30S ribosomal protein S9 translates to MRKIYATGKRKTAIAKVWLTPGKGELSINEQSLNQWLGGHEAIKMKVMQPLLLTKQEQSVDIKAVVFGGGYSAQAEALRHGISKALNAHDIAFRAILKPKGLLTRDSRVVERKKYGKRKARRSPQFSKR, encoded by the coding sequence ATGAGAAAAATCTATGCTACCGGTAAAAGAAAAACCGCTATCGCTAAAGTGTGGCTCACTCCGGGTAAAGGCGAATTGAGTATCAATGAGCAGAGCCTGAATCAATGGTTAGGCGGGCATGAAGCCATTAAAATGAAAGTCATGCAGCCCTTACTTTTAACCAAACAAGAGCAATCTGTGGATATTAAAGCGGTGGTTTTTGGTGGGGGCTACTCAGCGCAAGCGGAAGCCTTAAGGCATGGCATTTCTAAAGCCTTGAACGCTCATGATATTGCTTTTAGAGCCATTTTAAAACCTAAAGGCTTGCTCACTAGGGATTCAAGGGTGGTTGAACGCAAAAAATATGGTAAAAGAAAGGCCAGAAGAAGCCCGCAGTTCTCCAAAAGATAA
- a CDS encoding methyl-accepting chemotaxis protein: MKSTRIGSKIVMMVCAVVIVISAVMGVIISYKVESVLQSQATELLQKKAQLVSFKIQGIMKRIFMGANTLEKFLSDENNAINDTLKKHMLSEFLLANPHVLLISAIYTNNNERIITAMNMDSKIAYPNTTLNENMINQIHSLKSITRSDPYYKEVNGDKIYGMDITLPLTGKNQNVIGALNLFLNIDAFYTDVIGKKKSNTFLMGKDGRILINPNREIQDKILSTINPDKRVAKAVEYYNQNEAGTLSYHSLSGNTETFLAIQPFDFFEEKGNNGNHWRWAIGKYVNKSLVFKEATNTKFIIITTLILGVLVLALLVFIIISSLITKRISRVNNTLNDFFNLLNNPKNNHAISLTPPSAYDEIGQMQASINENILKTQENIQADNKALQNSIEVANFVESGDFTQEIACVPKNKDLQALRNTINSIIQYFRNQIGANIEALNNALEHYKNLDFTHHIQNPKANMEKALNTLGQEISSMLKASLGFANALNHESKDLKTCVDNLTKTAHKQERSLKNTTQSLEEITNIITTIDSKSQEMISQGEDIKSVVDMIRDIADQTNLLALNAAIEAARAGEHGRGFAVVADEVRKLAERTQKSLSEIEANINILVQSIADNAESIKMQNKGVENIHNSINALQQDVQDNLTIANYSLQVSTKIDRISQDILEDVSKKKF, translated from the coding sequence ATGAAATCTACAAGAATTGGTTCTAAAATTGTCATGATGGTGTGTGCGGTTGTTATTGTCATTAGCGCTGTTATGGGCGTTATTATCAGCTACAAGGTTGAAAGCGTGTTGCAAAGCCAAGCCACAGAATTGTTGCAAAAAAAGGCTCAGTTAGTCAGTTTTAAAATTCAAGGTATTATGAAGCGTATTTTTATGGGTGCTAACACCCTTGAAAAATTCTTAAGCGATGAAAATAACGCTATCAACGACACCCTAAAAAAGCACATGCTCTCTGAGTTTTTGCTGGCAAACCCTCATGTGTTATTGATTAGCGCGATTTATACGAATAATAATGAACGAATTATCACTGCAATGAACATGGATTCAAAAATCGCCTACCCTAACACCACGCTCAATGAAAACATGATTAATCAAATCCATTCGCTCAAAAGTATAACCCGTTCAGATCCCTATTATAAAGAGGTTAATGGCGATAAAATCTATGGCATGGATATTACCCTCCCCCTAACGGGTAAAAATCAAAATGTGATAGGCGCGCTGAACCTCTTTTTAAACATTGACGCTTTTTATACCGATGTAATAGGCAAGAAAAAGAGCAACACCTTTTTAATGGGGAAAGACGGCAGGATTTTAATCAACCCTAATCGTGAGATTCAAGATAAGATTTTAAGCACTATCAATCCGGACAAACGAGTCGCTAAAGCTGTGGAGTATTACAATCAAAACGAAGCGGGCACTTTGAGCTACCATTCATTGAGCGGGAATACAGAAACCTTTTTAGCCATACAGCCCTTTGATTTTTTTGAAGAAAAAGGGAATAACGGCAATCATTGGCGTTGGGCAATCGGAAAATATGTCAATAAATCTTTAGTCTTTAAAGAAGCGACAAACACCAAATTCATTATTATCACCACTTTGATTTTAGGCGTGCTGGTGTTAGCCCTTTTAGTCTTTATCATCATTTCCAGTCTCATAACCAAACGCATCAGTAGGGTCAATAACACCCTAAATGATTTTTTCAACCTGCTCAATAACCCCAAAAATAACCATGCCATAAGCCTAACGCCCCCAAGCGCTTATGATGAAATCGGGCAGATGCAAGCTTCCATTAATGAAAATATCCTTAAAACCCAAGAAAACATTCAAGCCGATAATAAAGCCCTTCAAAACAGCATTGAAGTGGCTAATTTTGTAGAAAGTGGGGATTTCACGCAAGAAATCGCATGCGTGCCTAAAAATAAAGATTTGCAAGCTTTAAGAAACACGATTAATAGCATTATCCAGTATTTCCGCAACCAAATTGGCGCCAATATTGAAGCCCTAAATAACGCCCTAGAGCATTATAAAAACCTGGATTTCACCCACCACATCCAAAACCCCAAAGCCAACATGGAAAAAGCGCTCAACACTTTAGGGCAAGAAATTTCTAGCATGCTTAAAGCTTCTTTAGGGTTTGCGAACGCGCTCAATCATGAATCCAAAGATTTAAAAACTTGCGTGGATAACTTGACTAAAACCGCCCACAAGCAAGAAAGAAGCCTGAAAAACACCACCCAATCCTTAGAAGAAATCACTAATATTATCACAACAATTGATTCTAAAAGCCAAGAGATGATCTCTCAAGGTGAAGACATTAAAAGCGTGGTGGATATGATTAGAGATATTGCCGATCAAACGAATTTATTAGCCCTAAACGCCGCTATTGAAGCCGCAAGGGCCGGTGAGCATGGCAGAGGCTTTGCGGTGGTGGCTGATGAAGTGAGGAAGCTCGCTGAAAGGACGCAAAAATCGCTCAGCGAGATTGAAGCCAATATCAATATTTTAGTTCAAAGCATTGCCGATAACGCTGAGTCTATTAAAATGCAAAACAAGGGCGTAGAAAACATCCACAACTCCATTAACGCCTTGCAACAAGATGTGCAGGATAATTTGACTATCGCTAATTATTCTTTACAAGTCAGCACTAAAATTGATAGGATCTCCCAAGATATTTTAGAAGACGTGAGCAAGAAGAAATTTTAA
- a CDS encoding dentin sialophosphopreproprotein — MKAIKILFMMILSLNAISVNRALFDLKDSQLKGELTPKIVNFGGYKSSTTEWGATALNYINAANGDAKKFSALVEKMRFNSGILGNLRAHAHLRQALKLQKNLKYCLKIIARDSFYSYRTGIYIPLGISLKDQKTAQKMLADLSVVGAYLKKQQENEKAQSPYYRSNNYYNSYYSPYYGMYGMYGMGMYGMYGMGMYDFYDFYDGMYGFYPNMFFMMQVQDYLMLENYMYAIDQEEILDHDDSVNQLDTPTDDDRDDKDDKSLQQANLMSFYRDPKFSKGIQTNRLNSALVNLDNSRMLKDNSLFHTKAMPTKSVDAITSQAKELNHLVGQIKEMKQDGASPSKIDSVVNKAMEVRDKLDNNLNQLDNDLKDQKGLSSEQQAQVDKALDSVQQLSHSSDVVGNYLDGSLKIDGDDRDDLNDAMNNPMQQPAQQTPTNNMGNTHANDSKDQGGNALINPNSTTNTDDTHTDDTHTDTNATNDTSATDTPTDDKDAGGMNNTGDMNNTDTGNTDTGNTDTGNTDDASNMNNGNDDMGNTNDDMSNGNDMGDDMSNANDMNDDMGNSNDDMGDMGDMNDDMGGDMGDMGDMGDMGN; from the coding sequence ATGAAAGCTATAAAAATACTTTTTATGATGATACTCAGTTTAAACGCTATTAGCGTGAATAGGGCGTTGTTTGACTTAAAAGATTCGCAATTAAAAGGGGAATTAACGCCAAAAATAGTGAATTTTGGGGGTTATAAAAGCAGCACCACAGAGTGGGGAGCTACGGCTTTAAACTATATCAATGCGGCTAATGGCGATGCGAAAAAATTCAGCGCGCTAGTGGAAAAAATGCGTTTTAACTCTGGCATCTTGGGGAATTTAAGAGCACATGCGCATTTAAGGCAAGCCCTAAAATTGCAAAAGAATTTGAAATATTGCCTTAAAATCATCGCTAGGGATTCTTTTTATAGTTACCGCACCGGTATTTATATCCCCTTAGGCATTTCTTTAAAAGATCAAAAAACGGCTCAAAAAATGCTCGCTGATTTGAGCGTGGTAGGGGCGTATCTTAAAAAACAACAAGAGAATGAAAAGGCTCAAAGCCCTTATTATAGGAGCAACAACTATTACAACTCTTACTATAGCCCTTATTATGGCATGTATGGCATGTATGGAATGGGAATGTATGGAATGTATGGCATGGGCATGTATGATTTTTATGACTTTTATGATGGCATGTATGGATTCTACCCTAACATGTTTTTCATGATGCAAGTTCAAGATTACTTGATGTTAGAAAATTATATGTATGCGATCGATCAAGAAGAGATTTTAGACCATGACGATTCTGTTAATCAACTTGATACGCCTACTGATGATGACAGAGATGATAAGGACGATAAATCCTTACAACAGGCTAATCTCATGAGCTTTTATCGTGATCCCAAATTCAGCAAAGGCATTCAAACCAACCGCTTGAATAGTGCTTTAGTCAATTTAGACAACAGCCGCATGCTCAAAGACAATTCGCTTTTCCACACTAAAGCCATGCCCACTAAAAGCGTGGATGCGATAACTTCTCAAGCCAAAGAGCTTAACCATTTAGTGGGGCAAATCAAAGAAATGAAGCAAGACGGGGCGAGTCCTAGTAAGATTGATTCAGTTGTCAATAAAGCTATGGAAGTGAGGGATAAATTAGACAATAATTTAAACCAGCTAGACAATGACTTAAAAGATCAAAAAGGGCTTTCAAGCGAGCAACAAGCTCAAGTGGATAAAGCCCTAGACAGCGTGCAACAATTAAGCCATAGCAGCGATGTGGTGGGGAATTATTTAGACGGGAGTTTGAAAATTGATGGCGATGATAGAGATGATTTGAATGATGCGATGAATAACCCCATGCAACAACCTGCGCAACAAACGCCCACCAACAACATGGGCAACACCCATGCAAATGACAGCAAGGATCAAGGGGGTAACGCGCTCATAAACCCTAACAGCACCACTAACACCGATGACACTCACACCGACGATACTCACACTGATACTAATGCCACAAACGATACCAGCGCCACTGACACCCCCACTGATGATAAAGATGCTGGCGGCATGAACAATACCGGCGATATGAATAATACCGATACCGGCAACACGGACACCGGCAATACTGATACCGGTAACACTGATGATGCGAGCAACATGAACAACGGCAACGATGATATGGGTAACACTAATGACGACATGAGCAACGGCAACGACATGGGCGATGACATGAGCAACGCGAACGACATGAACGATGACATGGGTAATAGCAACGATGACATGGGCGATATGGGGGATATGAACGATGATATGGGTGGCGACATGGGAGACATGGGGGATATGGGCGATATGGGGAATTGA
- a CDS encoding outer membrane beta-barrel protein, translating to MKKSFKKLGFVSLAASGVLLGSMNATDLQTYAALQKPSHVFGNYAEKDKDSKLTSDSPTQQQAQTQAQNTASTDNTTATTDEAYTTSADTTVAGAAQKVETDNTAVQNDEKTLKTDVAKVQADASTKDFDETTFKADQATEQTAETTLKNDENQLTKDQSTLETALKDQTPSTPSTPPAKKDETSGSGDKDQHTASNGTPSSSGTPSASGSSVASQLTKDTTMVNNLKSVSVSGMNTTLSGVETMSQQTATISTLLSGNPSLGSVIPNAQGLNSAFSALESAQNTLKGYLNSSSATIGQLTNGSNAVVGALDKAINQVDMALADLSAADTQKTQAVTLAVASDSATTTTDTINFLNALKSNLMAQKDAFMNVHKNIQTAVAQAQATYTPSVINTNNYGQMYGVDAMAGYKWFFGKTKRFGFRSYGYYSYNHANLSFVGSQLGIMEGASQVNDFTYGVGFDALYNFYESKEGYNTAGLFLGFGLGGDSFIVQGESHLKSQMQICNNTAGCSASMNTSYFQMPVEFGFRSNFSKHSGIEVGFKLPLFTNQFYKERGVDGSVDVFYKRNFSIYFNYMINF from the coding sequence ATGAAAAAGTCATTCAAAAAATTAGGCTTTGTCTCTTTGGCGGCTAGTGGCGTGCTTTTAGGGAGCATGAACGCTACCGATTTACAAACCTACGCAGCATTGCAAAAACCATCGCATGTTTTTGGTAATTATGCTGAAAAGGATAAGGATAGTAAATTAACAAGCGATTCACCAACGCAACAACAAGCCCAAACTCAAGCCCAAAACACCGCTTCTACTGACAACACAACCGCCACAACTGATGAAGCTTATACAACAAGCGCTGACACTACTGTAGCTGGTGCGGCTCAAAAAGTAGAAACCGATAACACAGCCGTTCAAAACGATGAAAAAACTTTAAAAACAGATGTAGCTAAAGTTCAAGCTGATGCTAGCACTAAAGATTTTGATGAAACCACTTTTAAAGCCGATCAAGCAACAGAACAAACCGCTGAAACAACTTTAAAAAATGATGAAAATCAGCTCACTAAAGATCAAAGCACTTTAGAAACAGCGCTAAAAGATCAGACACCATCAACCCCATCAACCCCACCAGCTAAAAAAGATGAAACAAGTGGCAGTGGCGATAAAGACCAACACACGGCTTCAAATGGCACACCAAGTTCAAGCGGCACACCAAGCGCTAGTGGGAGTTCCGTGGCAAGCCAGCTAACCAAAGATACCACTATGGTTAATAATCTTAAGAGCGTGAGCGTGAGTGGCATGAACACCACTTTAAGTGGGGTAGAAACCATGTCTCAACAAACCGCAACGATCAGCACTCTTTTAAGCGGTAATCCTAGTTTAGGCAGTGTGATTCCTAACGCTCAAGGGCTAAACAGCGCATTTAGCGCATTAGAAAGCGCTCAAAACACTTTAAAAGGCTATTTAAATTCTTCTAGTGCGACGATCGGGCAATTGACAAACGGCTCTAATGCGGTTGTGGGCGCGTTAGATAAAGCTATCAATCAAGTGGATATGGCTTTGGCCGATCTTAGTGCAGCTGATACGCAAAAAACGCAAGCCGTTACGCTTGCAGTTGCTAGTGATAGCGCAACGACAACAACAGATACTATCAATTTCTTAAACGCACTAAAAAGCAATCTAATGGCTCAAAAAGACGCTTTCATGAATGTGCATAAAAACATTCAAACCGCTGTCGCTCAAGCCCAAGCAACCTACACGCCAAGCGTGATCAACACCAATAATTACGGGCAAATGTATGGGGTAGATGCGATGGCAGGGTATAAGTGGTTCTTTGGCAAAACCAAACGCTTTGGCTTTAGGTCTTATGGATACTACAGCTATAACCATGCGAATTTAAGCTTTGTGGGGAGCCAGCTTGGAATCATGGAAGGCGCGTCTCAAGTGAATGACTTCACTTATGGCGTGGGCTTTGATGCACTCTATAACTTCTATGAAAGTAAAGAGGGTTATAACACAGCAGGGTTGTTCTTAGGCTTTGGGTTAGGAGGGGATTCGTTTATCGTCCAAGGAGAGAGCCACTTAAAATCTCAAATGCAAATTTGCAACAACACGGCAGGCTGTTCAGCGAGCATGAACACGAGCTATTTCCAAATGCCTGTTGAATTTGGTTTTAGGAGCAATTTTTCTAAACACAGCGGGATTGAAGTGGGCTTTAAATTGCCTTTATTTACCAACCAATTCTATAAAGAAAGGGGCGTAGATGGATCGGTGGATGTGTTCTATAAAAGGAACTTCTCTATCTATTTCAACTACATGATCAACTTCTAA
- the prfA gene encoding peptide chain release factor 1 — protein sequence MSILAEKLSSILKRYDELTALLSSTEVISDIKKLTELSKEQSSIEEISIASKEYLSVLENIKENKELLEDKELSELAKEELKILEIQKSDLETAIKQLLIPKDPNDDKNIYLELRAGTGGDEAGIFVGDLFKAYCRYADLKKWKVEIVSSSENNIGGYKEIIALIKGKGVYSRLKFEAGTHRVQRVPETESQGRIHTSAITVAIMPEVDDVEVTLNPSDLKIEVFRAGGHGGQCVNTTDSAVRITHLPTNISVSMQDEKSQHKNKDKALKILKARLYEKQIEEQQLANAKDRKEQVGSGDRSERIRTYNYPQNRLSEHRINLTLYSLEEIMLSGNLDEVINPLIAHAQSQFE from the coding sequence ATGTCTATTCTAGCTGAAAAGCTTTCTTCCATTCTCAAACGATACGACGAACTCACAGCGTTGCTTTCCAGCACTGAAGTAATTAGCGATATTAAAAAACTCACCGAATTGAGCAAAGAGCAAAGCTCCATTGAAGAAATCTCCATAGCGAGTAAAGAGTATTTGAGCGTTTTAGAGAATATCAAAGAAAATAAAGAGCTTTTAGAAGACAAGGAATTGAGCGAACTGGCTAAAGAAGAGTTAAAAATTTTAGAAATCCAAAAAAGCGATCTAGAAACTGCCATTAAGCAACTCCTTATCCCCAAAGACCCTAACGACGATAAAAACATCTATTTAGAGTTAAGGGCCGGCACAGGGGGCGATGAAGCGGGCATTTTTGTAGGGGATTTGTTTAAGGCGTATTGCCGTTATGCGGATTTGAAAAAATGGAAAGTAGAGATAGTAAGCTCTAGCGAGAACAACATAGGGGGCTATAAAGAAATCATCGCTTTGATTAAGGGTAAGGGCGTGTATTCAAGGCTCAAATTTGAAGCAGGCACGCATCGAGTCCAAAGAGTCCCCGAGACAGAATCTCAAGGGCGCATCCACACTTCGGCTATCACAGTAGCGATCATGCCTGAAGTGGATGATGTAGAAGTTACCCTCAACCCTAGCGATTTAAAGATTGAAGTGTTTCGCGCTGGCGGGCATGGGGGGCAATGCGTCAATACCACAGACTCCGCGGTGCGCATCACGCATCTCCCCACCAATATCAGCGTGAGCATGCAAGATGAAAAATCCCAGCATAAAAACAAGGATAAAGCCCTAAAAATCCTAAAAGCACGCCTTTATGAAAAACAAATTGAAGAGCAACAGCTCGCTAACGCCAAAGACCGAAAGGAGCAAGTGGGTAGTGGGGACAGGAGCGAAAGAATCCGCACCTATAATTACCCGCAAAACCGCTTGAGCGAACACCGAATCAATTTAACTCTGTATAGTTTAGAAGAAATCATGCTTTCAGGGAATTTAGATGAAGTGATTAACCCTTTAATCGCTCATGCTCAAAGCCAGTTTGAATAG
- a CDS encoding 30S ribosomal protein S20, with protein MANHKSAEKRIRQTIKRTERNRFYKTKIKNIIKAVREAVAINDVTKAQERLKIANKELHKFVSKGILKKNTASRKVSRLNASVKKIALA; from the coding sequence ATGGCAAATCATAAGTCCGCAGAAAAGCGAATCAGACAGACCATTAAAAGAACCGAACGCAACAGGTTCTATAAAACTAAAATTAAAAATATCATTAAAGCCGTGCGTGAAGCGGTCGCCATCAATGATGTAACAAAAGCTCAAGAGCGTTTGAAAATCGCTAATAAAGAGTTGCATAAATTTGTCAGCAAAGGGATTTTAAAGAAAAACACCGCTTCTAGGAAAGTCTCAAGGCTTAACGCTTCAGTGAAAAAAATCGCTCTCGCTTAG
- a CDS encoding phosphoglucosamine mutase: MKIFGTDGVRGKAGVKLTPMFVMRLGVAAGLYFKKHSQTNKILIGKDTRKSGYMVENALVSALTSIGYNVIQIGPMPTPAIAFLTEDMRCDAGIMISASHNPFEDNGIKFFNSYGYKLKEEEEKAIEEIFHDEGLLHSSYKVGESVGSAKRIDDVIGRYIVHLKHSFPKHLNLQSLRIVLDTANGAAYKVAPVVFSELGADVLVINDEPNGCNINEQCGALHPNQLSQEVKKYRADLGFAFDGDADRLVVVDNLGNIVHGDKLLGVLGVYQKSKNALSSQAIVATNMSNLALKEYLKSQDLELKHCAIGDKFVSECMRLNKANFGGEQSGHIIFSDYAKTGDGLVCALQVSALVLESKQVSSVALNPFELYPQSLINLNIQKKLPLESLKGYSALLKELDKLEIRHLIRYSGTENKLRILLEAKDEKLLESKMQELKEFFEGHLC, translated from the coding sequence ATGAAAATTTTTGGGACTGATGGCGTGAGGGGTAAAGCAGGGGTGAAACTCACCCCCATGTTTGTGATGCGTTTGGGCGTTGCTGCCGGATTGTATTTTAAAAAACATTCTCAAACGAATAAAATTTTAATCGGTAAAGACACCAGAAAAAGCGGCTATATGGTAGAAAACGCTTTAGTGAGCGCTTTAACTTCCATAGGCTATAATGTGATTCAAATAGGGCCTATGCCCACCCCTGCGATTGCGTTTTTAACCGAAGACATGCGCTGTGATGCGGGCATTATGATAAGCGCAAGCCACAACCCTTTTGAAGACAATGGCATTAAGTTTTTCAATTCTTATGGCTATAAGCTTAAAGAAGAAGAAGAAAAAGCGATTGAAGAAATCTTTCATGATGAAGGATTACTGCATTCTAGTTATAAAGTGGGCGAGAGCGTCGGTAGCGCTAAAAGGATAGATGATGTCATAGGGCGCTATATCGTGCATTTAAAACACTCTTTCCCCAAACATTTGAATTTACAGAGTTTAAGGATCGTGCTAGATACCGCTAATGGTGCGGCTTATAAGGTGGCTCCGGTCGTTTTTAGCGAGCTTGGGGCTGATGTGTTGGTGATTAATGATGAGCCTAATGGGTGTAACATTAATGAACAATGCGGGGCTTTACACCCCAACCAATTGAGCCAGGAAGTGAAAAAATACCGCGCGGATTTGGGCTTTGCTTTTGATGGCGATGCGGATAGGCTAGTGGTGGTGGATAATTTAGGGAATATCGTGCATGGGGATAAGCTTTTAGGGGTGTTAGGGGTTTATCAAAAATCTAAAAACGCCCTTTCTTCTCAAGCGATTGTCGCCACAAACATGAGCAATTTAGCCCTTAAAGAATACTTAAAATCCCAAGATTTAGAATTGAAGCATTGCGCGATTGGGGATAAGTTTGTGAGCGAATGCATGCGATTGAACAAAGCCAATTTTGGAGGCGAGCAAAGCGGGCATATCATTTTTAGCGATTACGCTAAAACAGGCGATGGCTTGGTGTGCGCTTTGCAAGTGAGCGCGTTAGTGTTAGAAAGCAAGCAAGTAAGCTCTGTTGCACTAAACCCCTTTGAATTATACCCCCAAAGCCTAATAAATTTGAATATCCAAAAAAAGCTTCCTTTAGAAAGCCTGAAAGGTTATAGCGCTCTTTTAAAAGAATTAGACAAGCTAGAGATCCGCCATTTGATCCGCTATAGCGGCACTGAAAACAAATTACGAATCCTTTTAGAAGCTAAAGATGAAAAACTTTTAGAATCCAAAATGCAAGAATTAAAAGAGTTTTTTGAAGGGCATTTGTGCTAA